A region from the Sulfurospirillum oryzae genome encodes:
- a CDS encoding CheR family methyltransferase, whose product MISSKAFHNITTLVKVHSGIHLNDSKKQLVVGRLSKRLRHLNVPDYDAYYEACLSSFDELQIMINMLTTNETSFFREQHHFDFMRNNILSHVKHAPFRVWSAAASIGAEGYSIAMELDDILTPSGINWEVTGTDINTEVIENASKGLYAMRFAEQIPSEYLRRYCLKGVGSHEGEFLIGDYLREKVSFSCANLMVPVDPELGKFDVIFLRNMLIYFDQENRKRIVNHVLKALNPNGYLFIGHAESITHLGMKIRQVRPTIYRNGA is encoded by the coding sequence ATGATTAGTTCTAAAGCGTTTCATAATATTACAACATTAGTGAAAGTCCATTCGGGTATTCATCTGAATGATTCCAAAAAGCAGTTGGTCGTTGGTAGGCTTTCTAAAAGGTTAAGGCATCTTAATGTGCCTGATTATGACGCTTACTATGAAGCCTGTTTAAGCTCCTTTGATGAGCTTCAGATTATGATCAATATGCTAACAACCAATGAAACCAGCTTTTTTAGAGAACAGCATCATTTTGATTTTATGCGAAACAATATTCTTTCTCATGTTAAACATGCACCATTTCGTGTTTGGAGTGCAGCTGCTAGTATTGGGGCAGAGGGCTATAGCATCGCGATGGAGCTTGATGATATTTTAACACCTTCGGGCATTAATTGGGAAGTCACTGGCACTGACATTAACACTGAAGTGATCGAAAACGCTTCTAAAGGACTTTACGCTATGCGGTTTGCCGAGCAAATTCCCTCTGAGTATCTCAGGCGTTACTGTTTAAAAGGTGTAGGATCACATGAAGGGGAATTTTTAATAGGTGATTATTTAAGAGAGAAAGTCTCTTTTTCATGCGCTAATCTTATGGTTCCAGTAGATCCAGAATTGGGAAAATTTGATGTGATTTTTTTACGCAATATGCTCATTTATTTTGATCAAGAAAATCGCAAACGTATCGTTAACCATGTGCTTAAAGCACTGAACCCTAATGGGTATCTTTTTATCGGTCATGCAGAGTCTATCACGCATCTTGGTATGAAAATACGCCAAGTAAGACCAACAATTTATCGAAATGGAGCATAA
- a CDS encoding chemotaxis protein CheV: MQEVEVKEKQSSANQIDSSDELIRLVTSNADVTSQYVIFRNGYDELYAINVAKVEELIVNKELNIAKNSDATSTLVGTAKIRDEMCSIIHFDRWLGKGEAEGCFYELVVVCNFGHQRVGIIIKNVIGIQNIEADKLIDNSSRDPKTAQITELYIAGEKKLCVIFNSDTLLSEVFSEAHERELGKVNILNKLDLTKKILFADDSKIVQHAVSLALSQMELDFEVFDNGKDLLERLLSLELENVALILSDIEMPVMDGMALLREVKSKAGLRDIPFIMNTNMANPSIIEQAKRHGVDHVIHKLDVEDLQHQIQMYARV, translated from the coding sequence ATGCAAGAAGTTGAAGTAAAAGAGAAACAAAGTTCAGCCAATCAGATTGATAGTAGTGATGAGCTTATCCGTTTAGTTACATCCAATGCGGATGTGACTTCGCAGTATGTCATTTTTCGCAATGGCTATGACGAGCTTTATGCGATCAATGTGGCTAAAGTGGAAGAACTTATCGTTAATAAAGAGCTTAATATCGCTAAAAATTCGGATGCTACCAGCACACTTGTTGGAACCGCGAAGATTCGCGATGAGATGTGCTCGATCATCCATTTTGACAGATGGCTGGGCAAAGGCGAGGCAGAGGGATGTTTTTATGAGCTTGTCGTTGTCTGTAACTTTGGACATCAACGCGTTGGCATCATCATTAAAAATGTGATTGGGATTCAAAACATTGAAGCCGATAAGCTCATCGACAATTCATCTCGTGACCCAAAAACGGCGCAGATAACAGAGCTTTATATCGCTGGTGAAAAGAAACTGTGTGTGATTTTTAACTCCGATACACTTTTAAGTGAAGTATTCTCAGAAGCGCACGAGCGAGAACTGGGGAAAGTTAATATCTTAAATAAATTAGATCTTACGAAGAAAATTTTATTTGCTGATGATAGTAAGATCGTTCAGCATGCCGTTAGTTTAGCCCTTTCGCAGATGGAGCTAGATTTTGAAGTCTTTGATAATGGTAAAGATTTATTAGAGCGACTTTTGAGCCTTGAACTTGAAAATGTTGCCTTGATTTTAAGTGATATTGAGATGCCAGTGATGGATGGCATGGCATTGCTAAGAGAGGTCAAAAGCAAAGCAGGACTTCGAGATATACCGTTTATTATGAATACCAATATGGCGAATCCATCCATCATAGAACAAGCAAAAAGGCATGGCGTGGATCATGTTATTCATAAACTGGATGTTGAAGATTTACAGCATCAAATTCAAATGTATGCAAGGGTTTAA
- a CDS encoding methyl-accepting chemotaxis protein: MKISSKIIVALIVSMTLLGIGFLGLSYINTKKNTALFIEKYRQGQYAAYEKDIKEIMKVVLDMANAIYKTEKERGVPDEKIKEAILEKFNEIRFFNDKSGYIFGYDPNGVTVLFPVNKAMVGVNRLEIQDSNGFYIVKELIAAAKKGGGLIKYYFPKVKDGKPLLKFTYAVSFEPYNWALGTGVYVDNVEEEIALIKQEMDESIGQQIKYFTLVSLAFILVCILATLFYVNKTVTTPLRNLIQRADNLSSGEGDLTRQLEVIGNDEIALASTSINRFIEKVRVLISEAKNLSNENSSISHELSSTSLEVGRAVETSMQIVSGTTSKANVLKDELAAGIVEAKEGKEELLKANTFLSEANSALLVLTQDIQSSVITEIELAGKIQQLSTDAEQVKDILVVIGDIADQTNLLALNAAIEAARAGEHGRGFAVVADEVRKLAERTQKSLQEINATINVIVQAIIDSSEKMTQNSKKVETLAVTANNVEGKINELSRVMEISTNISDKTTQNYLKTGTDIESMIDDVTKINGISSQNARSVEEIASTAEHLSRMTETLNLKLSEFRT; the protein is encoded by the coding sequence ATGAAGATTTCGAGTAAGATTATTGTTGCATTAATCGTGTCAATGACGCTTTTAGGTATTGGTTTTTTAGGTTTATCGTATATCAATACGAAAAAAAATACGGCATTGTTTATAGAAAAATATAGACAAGGTCAGTATGCCGCGTATGAAAAAGACATCAAAGAGATTATGAAAGTTGTTTTAGACATGGCAAATGCTATTTATAAAACTGAAAAAGAGCGAGGAGTTCCTGATGAAAAAATTAAGGAAGCCATTTTAGAAAAATTCAATGAAATACGTTTTTTCAATGACAAGAGTGGTTATATCTTTGGTTATGACCCCAATGGGGTTACTGTTTTGTTCCCCGTCAATAAAGCAATGGTAGGTGTCAATCGGTTAGAAATCCAAGACAGTAATGGCTTTTATATCGTTAAAGAACTTATTGCAGCTGCTAAAAAAGGAGGTGGTTTAATTAAATACTACTTCCCTAAAGTTAAAGATGGAAAGCCTTTGCTCAAATTTACGTATGCAGTTTCTTTTGAGCCTTATAATTGGGCTTTAGGAACAGGGGTTTATGTTGATAATGTTGAAGAAGAAATTGCGCTTATTAAGCAAGAGATGGATGAAAGTATTGGACAACAAATTAAGTATTTTACGCTTGTTTCCTTGGCATTTATTCTTGTGTGTATTCTTGCTACGTTATTTTATGTCAACAAGACAGTGACAACGCCACTTCGTAATTTAATTCAAAGAGCTGATAACCTCTCTAGCGGAGAGGGCGATCTTACACGTCAACTTGAAGTGATTGGCAATGATGAGATTGCACTTGCAAGTACGAGCATTAATCGTTTTATTGAAAAAGTACGTGTTCTCATCAGTGAGGCAAAAAATCTCTCTAATGAAAACTCTTCTATTTCGCATGAACTCTCTTCCACCTCTTTAGAAGTAGGTCGAGCTGTAGAAACCTCAATGCAAATTGTTAGCGGTACGACTTCAAAAGCCAATGTTTTGAAAGATGAACTAGCTGCAGGAATCGTCGAAGCAAAAGAGGGAAAAGAGGAGTTACTGAAAGCGAATACTTTTTTAAGTGAAGCAAACAGTGCTCTTTTAGTGTTAACCCAAGATATTCAAAGTAGCGTTATAACTGAAATTGAACTTGCAGGGAAGATTCAACAATTAAGTACCGATGCCGAGCAGGTTAAGGATATTTTAGTTGTCATCGGAGATATTGCTGACCAAACCAATTTACTTGCTCTTAATGCGGCTATTGAAGCAGCAAGGGCTGGTGAACATGGACGAGGCTTTGCGGTTGTTGCTGATGAAGTAAGAAAGCTTGCAGAACGTACCCAAAAAAGTCTTCAAGAGATCAATGCCACGATCAATGTTATTGTCCAAGCTATCATCGATAGCAGTGAAAAGATGACGCAAAATTCGAAAAAAGTCGAAACATTGGCGGTTACAGCAAACAATGTTGAAGGAAAAATCAACGAACTTTCTCGTGTTATGGAAATTTCAACAAACATTTCCGATAAGACAACGCAAAATTATCTTAAAACGGGTACGGACATTGAGTCTATGATAGATGATGTTACTAAGATCAATGGCATCTCATCTCAAAATGCTAGAAGTGTTGAAGAGATCGCTAGTACGGCTGAACATCTAAGTCGTATGACTGAAACGTTGAACCTCAAACTCTCTGAGTTTAGAACGTGA
- a CDS encoding methyl-accepting chemotaxis protein, which translates to MNLSSLYNTKQTLLYVLLIVGCAGFFAYLGYTAVALSIFVLLLGGCFLPQESVCQKIFNDDLIRQIRDILEKAGKGNLSYRIVNIPEDHVLQGVAWDINDLLDQVEQMIRDMRASLECANLGQNSRISFKEGYKGDFVTVSQMVTQVVHDVAASYKGKFHNDLNMEFKRISGGIAESLEMILSDIIKNSDFAHNINNASTKTAKDALSSQESIAQMVISLDHLMRLLGDSNATIVSLHERINDINSVASLINDIADQTNLLALNAAIEAARAGEHGRGFAVVASEVRDLAERTSKATQNISMTLQSLKQGAMEVRDNSETISTIATQSQVKMSNFTMTLKDFATNALYSEKVSRFINDSLLSARFKVDHIILKHNAYTAIMDKNENQKVFPDHHQCAFGRWYEGDVSSEKEHFVRTPSFKMLQAPHQMIHDKILETIKMTQTWEMMVQNKNAIVSNIEMMERNSETLFVTLERMVVEANPDVA; encoded by the coding sequence ATGAATTTGTCCTCTCTTTACAACACTAAACAAACACTTTTATATGTGCTTCTGATAGTAGGGTGCGCAGGTTTTTTTGCTTATTTAGGTTATACCGCCGTTGCGCTAAGTATTTTCGTGTTGCTTTTAGGAGGATGTTTTTTACCTCAGGAGTCTGTATGTCAGAAAATTTTTAACGATGATCTGATTCGTCAAATTCGCGATATTTTGGAGAAAGCAGGTAAGGGTAACCTCTCTTACCGCATTGTCAATATTCCTGAAGATCATGTTTTGCAAGGGGTTGCATGGGATATTAACGATCTTTTAGATCAAGTGGAGCAGATGATTCGTGATATGAGAGCCTCTTTGGAGTGTGCCAATCTTGGTCAAAATTCCCGTATCTCCTTTAAAGAGGGATACAAAGGTGATTTTGTTACCGTTTCACAGATGGTGACACAGGTCGTTCATGATGTTGCTGCGTCGTACAAAGGGAAGTTTCACAATGACCTGAACATGGAATTCAAACGCATTAGTGGGGGAATTGCAGAGTCTTTAGAGATGATCCTTAGCGATATTATTAAAAACAGTGATTTTGCTCACAATATCAATAATGCTTCAACCAAAACAGCTAAAGATGCTCTCTCTAGCCAAGAAAGTATCGCACAGATGGTTATTAGCTTAGATCATTTGATGCGTCTCTTAGGGGATTCTAATGCGACAATCGTTTCACTGCATGAGCGTATTAATGATATTAATAGCGTGGCTAGCCTTATCAATGATATTGCAGATCAAACGAACCTTTTAGCCCTTAATGCGGCTATTGAAGCGGCACGCGCAGGTGAGCATGGACGTGGTTTTGCCGTAGTTGCTTCTGAGGTACGTGATTTAGCAGAACGAACTTCCAAAGCAACACAAAACATTTCTATGACGCTTCAAAGTCTTAAACAAGGTGCTATGGAAGTTCGTGACAATTCAGAAACCATTAGCACGATTGCAACACAGTCCCAAGTAAAAATGAGCAATTTTACGATGACGCTAAAAGATTTTGCGACCAATGCGCTTTATTCTGAAAAAGTCTCTAGGTTCATCAATGATTCACTTTTGAGTGCACGTTTTAAAGTGGATCATATTATTTTAAAACATAATGCCTATACCGCAATTATGGATAAAAATGAAAACCAAAAAGTCTTTCCTGATCATCATCAGTGTGCGTTTGGTCGATGGTATGAGGGCGATGTCAGCAGTGAAAAAGAACACTTTGTTCGAACACCAAGCTTCAAAATGTTGCAAGCGCCACACCAAATGATTCATGACAAAATCTTAGAAACGATTAAGATGACTCAAACGTGGGAGATGATGGTTCAGAATAAAAATGCCATTGTGTCTAATATTGAGATGATGGAACGAAACAGTGAGACGCTTTTTGTGACATTAGAACGTATGGTTGTTGAAGCCAACCCTGATGTCGCATAA
- a CDS encoding protein-glutamate methylesterase/protein-glutamine glutaminase encodes MQERAIKVFIVDDSAIARTTIGTLLEGESDISLHGVASDPIIAESKFERFGWPDVIILDIEMPRMDGLTFLRKIMLEHPTPVIICSSVAQKGSSKAIEALFLGAVEVIAKPEVGLKIFLEESKYTLIHAIKAAYESKSSMKQKTIFSKPRSDKGLSPKIDADAILPLKSKLSHNLTHPLIVIGSSTGGVQTLERIIPFLTQKTPPILIVQHMPEGFTRSLSERLNRMCTMFVKEAKDGDKLCYGHVLIAPGNKHMTLKRSANTYVVEIKDGPKVSRHKPSIDVLFRSCANEAGVNGMGFILTGMGDDGAKGLKEMKERGAKTYAQNKESCIVYGMPKVAVELGAVMEVLTLEEIVETIKRSENVH; translated from the coding sequence ATGCAAGAACGTGCTATAAAAGTATTTATTGTCGATGATTCTGCCATTGCTCGCACAACCATTGGGACGTTACTCGAAGGAGAATCTGATATATCACTGCATGGTGTTGCTTCTGATCCTATTATTGCTGAGTCAAAATTTGAGCGTTTTGGGTGGCCCGATGTTATTATCTTAGATATTGAGATGCCACGCATGGATGGATTGACCTTTTTACGAAAAATCATGTTGGAGCATCCTACCCCTGTTATTATCTGCTCTTCTGTTGCGCAAAAAGGAAGTAGCAAAGCCATTGAGGCACTTTTTTTAGGGGCAGTTGAAGTGATTGCAAAGCCGGAAGTGGGATTGAAGATTTTTTTAGAAGAGTCAAAATATACCTTGATTCATGCCATTAAAGCGGCGTATGAATCTAAAAGTAGTATGAAACAAAAAACAATTTTTTCCAAGCCACGAAGTGATAAAGGGCTGTCTCCAAAAATAGATGCCGATGCAATTTTGCCGCTTAAAAGCAAGCTTTCACATAACCTTACGCATCCACTGATTGTCATTGGCTCTTCTACCGGAGGTGTTCAAACACTGGAAAGGATTATCCCTTTTTTAACGCAGAAAACACCGCCAATTTTAATCGTCCAACACATGCCTGAAGGATTTACCCGTTCTTTGTCGGAGCGATTAAACCGTATGTGTACGATGTTTGTCAAAGAGGCAAAAGATGGCGATAAACTCTGTTACGGTCACGTTTTGATTGCTCCTGGTAACAAACACATGACGCTCAAACGTTCAGCCAATACATACGTTGTTGAGATTAAAGATGGACCAAAAGTGAGTCGTCATAAGCCCAGCATTGATGTTCTTTTTAGATCATGTGCCAATGAAGCGGGTGTCAATGGCATGGGATTTATACTCACAGGCATGGGAGATGATGGCGCAAAAGGGTTAAAAGAGATGAAAGAGCGAGGGGCTAAAACCTACGCACAGAATAAAGAGAGTTGTATTGTGTATGGGATGCCGAAAGTGGCAGTTGAATTAGGTGCTGTGATGGAAGTGCTGACTTTAGAAGAAATTGTAGAAACCATCAAGAGGAGTGAAAATGTCCATTGA
- a CDS encoding methyl-accepting chemotaxis protein, which translates to MFKNMKIGIKLAIGFAVVLVFLGVIAIVGIRSLATIDEDLEDIAHDRFPKVVLVNQILSEINRNRVLVRNLLINDDPQIDKQIKDEMKEGSKRLGEIYKNFEAQLNTEKGKALFGQIIVARKAYIDMRNKVLELDAAGKKSEAFVILQRDVTPLEKNYLDAIQTMVDLITKIVDDAANDASSNYHETRTMMIALSVAATLLGLLLAFGVSYSITSALNELIQRSDNLSSGDGDLTRKLEVVGSDEIALASSSINRFIEKVRVLISEAKNLSNENSSISHELSSTSLQVGRAVESSMNIVGKTTSKATLLKDELDEGIIEAKEGKEELLKANTFLSEANSAILVLSQEIQSSAATEIELAHKIQQLSTDAEQVKEVLVVIGDIADQTNLLALNAAIEAARAGEHGRGFAVVADEVRKLAERTQKSLQEINATINVIVQAIMDSSDQMTANSQKVEALSTTATHVEAKINELLNVMHIATGISDKTVENYLQTGDDITEMIDDVAQINDISSQNTRSVEEIASAAAHLNKMTEMLNLKLSEFRT; encoded by the coding sequence GTGTTTAAGAATATGAAGATAGGAATCAAGTTAGCCATAGGTTTTGCAGTCGTGCTTGTTTTTTTAGGAGTGATTGCGATAGTTGGAATTAGAAGTCTTGCAACGATAGATGAGGATTTAGAAGACATCGCCCATGATCGTTTTCCCAAAGTTGTTTTAGTCAATCAAATTCTTAGTGAGATCAATCGCAATAGAGTTTTAGTGCGTAATTTATTGATCAATGATGATCCCCAAATAGATAAGCAGATTAAAGATGAGATGAAAGAAGGAAGTAAACGGCTGGGCGAGATTTATAAAAATTTTGAAGCACAGCTTAATACAGAAAAAGGCAAAGCGTTATTTGGACAGATTATTGTTGCACGAAAAGCTTATATTGACATGCGTAACAAAGTGTTAGAGCTTGATGCTGCAGGTAAGAAAAGTGAAGCATTTGTCATTTTGCAACGGGATGTTACGCCGTTAGAAAAAAACTATCTTGATGCGATACAAACAATGGTAGATTTGATTACGAAAATTGTTGATGATGCCGCGAATGATGCTTCATCAAATTATCATGAGACGCGTACCATGATGATAGCACTCTCTGTAGCTGCGACCCTGTTGGGTTTATTGCTTGCTTTTGGTGTTAGCTATAGTATTACGAGTGCGCTCAATGAATTGATTCAAAGATCCGATAACCTCTCTAGTGGCGATGGTGATCTAACCCGTAAGCTTGAAGTCGTTGGAAGTGATGAAATAGCTCTTGCAAGCAGTAGCATCAACCGTTTCATTGAAAAAGTACGTGTTCTCATCAGTGAGGCGAAAAACCTCTCCAATGAAAACTCATCCATTTCCCATGAACTCTCTTCTACCTCTTTGCAAGTGGGGCGTGCCGTAGAGTCCTCTATGAACATTGTTGGTAAAACAACTTCTAAAGCGACTCTTTTAAAAGATGAGTTGGATGAGGGTATTATCGAAGCAAAAGAAGGTAAAGAAGAACTTCTCAAAGCCAATACATTTTTAAGTGAGGCAAACAGTGCTATTTTAGTGCTATCACAAGAGATTCAAAGCAGTGCTGCAACAGAGATCGAACTGGCGCATAAAATTCAACAATTAAGTACCGATGCGGAACAGGTTAAAGAGGTTTTAGTTGTTATTGGTGATATTGCCGATCAAACCAATTTACTTGCTCTTAATGCCGCCATTGAAGCAGCACGCGCTGGAGAACATGGACGAGGATTTGCGGTTGTTGCTGATGAAGTAAGAAAGCTTGCAGAACGTACCCAAAAAAGTTTACAAGAGATCAATGCCACGATCAATGTCATTGTTCAAGCCATTATGGACAGTAGTGATCAGATGACGGCTAACTCTCAAAAAGTTGAAGCGCTCTCAACCACTGCAACCCATGTTGAAGCAAAGATTAATGAGCTCTTAAATGTGATGCATATTGCAACGGGTATTTCTGATAAAACCGTAGAAAATTATCTTCAAACAGGAGATGACATTACTGAGATGATTGATGACGTAGCGCAAATCAATGACATCTCAAGCCAAAATACACGAAGTGTTGAAGAGATAGCGAGTGCAGCAGCGCATCTCAATAAAATGACTGAGATGCTCAACCTCAAACTCTCTGAGTTTAGAACCTAA
- a CDS encoding chemotaxis protein CheW: MADITHKNPEGNQFLSFFLKNERFAINVAYVKEIIEYTQITHVPTMERFVVGVTNIRGNVIPVLDLSARLGLGMSDISKKSCIITIEAMIGGDECEIGLIVDMVDQVYEITLAHKMEAPEFGAKIRKDFMQMMARIEERFITLLDMNGILDLSELSRVTQKRTL, translated from the coding sequence ATGGCAGATATAACCCATAAAAATCCTGAGGGCAATCAGTTCCTCTCGTTTTTTTTAAAAAACGAGAGATTTGCTATCAATGTTGCTTATGTCAAAGAGATCATCGAATATACGCAGATAACCCATGTACCTACGATGGAGCGTTTTGTCGTAGGTGTGACCAACATTCGTGGCAATGTTATTCCCGTACTTGATCTTTCAGCAAGACTTGGTTTGGGGATGAGTGATATTAGTAAAAAGAGCTGCATTATTACCATTGAAGCGATGATTGGCGGCGATGAGTGCGAGATAGGACTCATCGTAGATATGGTGGATCAAGTCTACGAAATCACGCTTGCTCATAAGATGGAAGCCCCTGAATTTGGTGCAAAAATTCGTAAAGATTTTATGCAAATGATGGCACGCATTGAAGAGCGGTTTATCACCCTTTTAGATATGAATGGCATTCTTGATTTGAGCGAACTCTCCCGTGTTACGCAAAAACGTACATTATAA
- a CDS encoding PAS domain-containing protein, which translates to MEQPIPNKNEKFLSEDDFIVSKTDTKGVIAYGNKSFIQLSGYSDKELLGSPHSILRHPDMPQIVFKMLWNRILKKEEIFAYVKNLSKDGSYYWVFANVTATTDAQGQIRDFHSVRRKPSAKSMEVIPSLYRELLSIEKSQGLEASKKFLDEQLNKQGMTYDEFVLSLQH; encoded by the coding sequence ATGGAACAACCCATTCCTAACAAAAATGAAAAATTTTTATCTGAAGATGATTTTATTGTCTCTAAAACCGATACCAAAGGGGTGATTGCCTATGGAAATAAAAGTTTTATTCAGCTCTCAGGCTACAGTGACAAAGAACTTTTAGGTTCGCCTCACTCCATTCTGAGACATCCTGATATGCCACAAATCGTTTTTAAAATGTTATGGAATCGCATCTTAAAGAAAGAAGAGATTTTTGCTTATGTCAAAAATTTATCGAAAGATGGTTCTTATTATTGGGTTTTTGCCAATGTGACAGCCACAACGGATGCGCAAGGGCAGATTCGTGATTTTCACTCGGTCAGACGCAAGCCAAGTGCCAAAAGTATGGAGGTAATCCCCTCTTTATACCGTGAACTTTTAAGCATTGAAAAGAGCCAAGGGCTGGAAGCTTCTAAGAAATTTTTAGACGAACAATTAAATAAGCAAGGAATGACATACGATGAATTTGTCCTCTCTTTACAACACTAA